In Strigops habroptila isolate Jane chromosome 2, bStrHab1.2.pri, whole genome shotgun sequence, one genomic interval encodes:
- the C2H13orf42 gene encoding uncharacterized protein C13orf42 homolog: MFKKIHSIFHPNSHRRNVTDDIPYSDGTGSAVRLIRSTSMYVLGGEQEKVSEPLKKCRSTTSIDSCFQPKEEDRDWMYSKTQDCLKYLQDLLALRKKYLDNIKNLKSMHMAADTPMSIKSSKTGKKSFLLLPSKESSKASMERKGPQSSSDEREAIAFFDSVIADLDSERWRRVPDLDLSNVDVDFDVATSTSEHSLHSNWILRAPRRYSQDTAQTAKAANQSQRNSQRGTTSSRKRLERQPMYLPKAVEGAYSTLKFKPKTHKKEY; encoded by the exons ATGTTCAAGAAGATCCATTCTATATTTCACCCCAACTCCCACCGAAGAAATGTGACAGATGACATCCCTTACAGTGACGGCACTGGTTCTGCGGTGAGACTGATCCGCAGCACTTCAATGTATGTCCTTGGAGGTGAGCAGGAAAAAGTTAGTGAACCACTAAAAAAATGCAGGAGTACAACCAGCATCGACTCTTGCTTCCAGCCaaaagaggaagacagagaCTGGATGTACTCGAAGACCCAGGACTGCTTGAAGTACTTACAGGACCTGTTAGccttgaggaaaaaatatcttgaCAACATCAAGAACTTGAAATCCATGCATATGGCTGCAGATACCCCAATGTCCATAAAATCATCCAAAACTGGAAAGAAgtcatttcttctgcttccttccaaaGAGTCTTCCAAG GCAtccatggaaagaaaaggcCCACAGTCCAGTTCAGATGAAAGAGAAGCAATAGCTTTCTTCGACTCAGTCATTGCAGACCTGGATTCAGAGAGATGGCGGAGAGTTCCTGACTTGGATCTGTCAAATGTGGATGTTGATTTTGATG TTGCTACCAGCACAAGTGAACACAGTTTACATTCAAACTGGATCCTTCGTGCTCCCCGGAGATACTCACAAGATACTGCCCAGACTGCAAAGGCTGCAAACCAATCTCAAAGAAACAGCCAGCGGGGAACCACTAGCTCTAGGAAGAGGCTGGAAAGACAACCCATGTATTTACCCAAAGCTGTGGAAGGGGCATATAGCACTTTAAAATTTAAgcccaaaacacacaaaaaagaatatTGA